The Thermoplasmata archaeon region CGCGTTCGCGCCGACCGGGACGAGGACCTCGGCGCCCTTCCCCGCCTCCTGGTAGCGGAGGAGGGTCTCTCGGGCCCGCATGTGCTCCTCGAGGGACACCCGGACGATCTCCTGTTGCTGGGCCAGGGACTCGAGCTGCTCCCGGTACTGGTCGAGCACGGCGAGGCCGCGCCGGAGCTCCGCCTCGGGTGCGGTCACGCCTTCGCCTCCACGGCGTACTTGACCGCGTGATCGCGGATCTCGCCGGCGGGGACCTCGGCGACGCCGGAGACCTCGATGTACTTGCGGGCGACGCCGTGCTGGCTCCCCAGGACGGAGAGGAGCCGCTCCCGCGCGGCGGCCTCGTCGGCCGCGGCGACCTCCTTGGAGAAGGCCTGCCAGCCACGGCCCATGCGGAAGCGCCCGCTGATGCGATACGCCTTCATGGAAACCGGGTTGGCAAGGGTAGCCGCTACTTAAGAACTTGCCTCGCGCGGATCAGAGGCGCACGTGGCTGTGCTCGCCGAGCACGACTCGCATGCCTCGGGGCCGGGCGTGCTCGTCCTCCGTGATGTGGCTGTGGCTGCCGATCAGGCTGGCCACGATCTTGTGGTGCGTGGCCAAGTGCACGTCGGAGAGAAGGATCGAGTTCTCGACGTCCGCGACCTCGATCACCGTGCGATCCCCGACGGCCGTGTACGGACCGATATAGGTGCCCGCGCCGATCTCGCAGTCCCGGCCGATCACGACGGGGCCGTGGACCACGGCGCCCGCGCGGACGACGGACCCGGGACCGATCGCGACGCGGCCCTTGATCTCCGCGCCCGCCTCCACGGTCCCCTCGATCCGCGGCTGGAGCTCGTCGAGGACGAGCCGGTTCGCGTCGAGGATGTCCTCGGGCTTGCCCGTGTCCTTCCACCACCCGGTGA contains the following coding sequences:
- the rpl18a gene encoding 50S ribosomal protein L18Ae, which produces MKAYRISGRFRMGRGWQAFSKEVAAADEAAARERLLSVLGSQHGVARKYIEVSGVAEVPAGEIRDHAVKYAVEAKA